The Microbacterium sp. Nx66 genome contains a region encoding:
- a CDS encoding cryptochrome/photolyase family protein, whose amino-acid sequence MTSPSIVWFRDDLRLADNPALRAAVDRDEPIIALFVLDEESPGIRRLGGAARWWLHHSLASLAARLQEKGTTLVLRRGPADRIVRELVAESGAGAVFWNRRYEAAGREIDAGLKATLRDDGLQVASFAGSLLHEPWTVTTGSGTHYSVFTPFWRACLALPAPRAPLPEPRELRGSGRRLPSDALDDWGLLPTAPDWAGGLRETWEPGEPAARRRLQHFLADDIRTYDHARDAPAAGATSRLSPRLRWGELSPFTVWHEAIEVDGAGGFLSELGWREFAWHTLFHFPDLATKNLRREFDAFPWPPLDPARLELWQHGETGVPLVDAGMRELWHTGYMHNRVRMVTASFLVKNLLIDWRLGEEWFWDTLVDADDASNPFNWQWVAGSGADAAPYFRVFNPELQARKFDGEGHYIGRWAADAPTEPIVDLGETRKAALAAYDVVKRTGAPRG is encoded by the coding sequence ATGACCTCGCCCTCGATCGTCTGGTTCCGCGACGATCTCCGCCTGGCCGACAACCCCGCGCTGCGTGCCGCCGTCGACCGCGACGAACCGATCATCGCGCTCTTCGTCCTCGATGAGGAGTCCCCCGGCATCCGTCGGCTGGGCGGTGCCGCGCGTTGGTGGCTGCACCATTCGCTGGCCTCGCTCGCCGCGCGGCTGCAGGAGAAGGGGACGACGCTGGTGCTGCGGCGCGGGCCCGCCGACCGGATCGTGCGGGAGCTGGTCGCCGAGTCGGGCGCCGGAGCGGTCTTCTGGAACCGCCGCTACGAGGCGGCCGGGCGCGAGATCGACGCGGGGCTGAAGGCGACGCTGCGCGACGACGGTCTCCAGGTGGCGTCTTTCGCGGGGTCGCTCCTGCACGAGCCGTGGACGGTCACCACCGGGAGCGGCACGCACTATTCGGTCTTCACGCCGTTCTGGCGGGCCTGCCTGGCCCTTCCGGCCCCGCGCGCTCCGCTCCCCGAACCCCGCGAGCTCCGTGGCTCCGGCAGGCGGCTCCCCTCCGACGCGCTGGACGACTGGGGGCTGCTGCCCACCGCCCCGGACTGGGCGGGCGGGCTCCGCGAGACATGGGAGCCCGGGGAGCCCGCCGCGCGCCGCCGGTTGCAGCACTTCCTCGCCGACGACATCCGCACGTACGACCACGCTCGCGACGCCCCGGCTGCCGGTGCCACTTCCCGGCTGTCTCCGCGACTGCGCTGGGGCGAGCTCAGTCCGTTCACCGTGTGGCATGAGGCGATCGAGGTCGACGGGGCGGGCGGATTCCTCTCGGAGCTGGGCTGGCGCGAGTTCGCCTGGCACACGCTGTTCCACTTCCCCGACCTCGCGACGAAGAACCTGCGGCGGGAGTTCGACGCGTTCCCGTGGCCTCCGCTGGATCCCGCACGTCTGGAGCTCTGGCAGCACGGCGAAACCGGAGTTCCCCTCGTCGACGCGGGCATGCGCGAGCTCTGGCACACCGGGTACATGCACAACCGGGTGCGGATGGTCACGGCATCGTTCCTCGTCAAGAACCTCCTCATCGACTGGCGCCTCGGCGAGGAGTGGTTCTGGGACACGTTGGTGGACGCCGATGACGCGAGCAATCCGTTCAACTGGCAGTGGGTCGCGGGTTCCGGCGCCGACGCTGCCCCGTACTTCCGCGTGTTCAACCCGGAGCTGCAGGCCAGGAAGTTCGACGGCGAGGGGCACTACATCGGGCGCTGGGCTGCGGACGCCCCCACTGAGCCGATCGTCGACCTCGGCGAGACGCGCAAGGCTGCGCTCGCCGCCTACGACGTCGTGAAGCGCACCGGAGCACCACGGGGCTGA
- the thrS gene encoding threonine--tRNA ligase, with protein sequence MRVGGVLKDLAATVTETDDVEPVTIDSPDGLNILRHSTAHVLAQAVQRINPQANLGIGPPITDGFYYDFGVDTPFTPEDMKAISKEMQRIVREGQRFVRRVVTDEEARAELADEPFKLELIGLKGPSTASEGEIAEGASVEVGEGELTIYDNTTRDGEVVWKDLCRGPHLPNTRMIGNGWDLTRIAAAYWRGSEKNPQLQRIYGTAWPTKDELRAYQERIAEAERRDHRKLGAEMDLFSFPDEIGSGLAVFHPKGGIIRYEIEENLRKHLLRNGYDLVNSPHITKKDLFMTSGHLQTYADGMFPPMHLDEVVDDEGNVTRQGQDYYLKPMNCPFHNLIFRSRGRSYRELPLRLAEFGTVYRYEKSGTLSGLTRVRGLTQDDAHIYVAQDQVKEELTTNLNLVLDLLRDYGLNDFYLELSTNEEGNPKFLGEPEQWATAIDTLREVAIESGLELVADPGGAAFYGPKISVQARDAIGRTWQMSTIQLDFNQPDRFELEYTGPDGQKHRPVMIHRALLGSVERFFAILLEHYAGDFPLWLAPSQVVGVPVAEQYGDYLDDVIAQLRAAGVRADVDHSDDRMQKKIRNHTTAKVPLILIVGEQDRAAGTVSFRFRDGTQENGVPVADAVRRISAAIASHALVLKAGDLA encoded by the coding sequence ATGCGCGTCGGCGGCGTCCTGAAGGACCTCGCTGCGACGGTCACCGAGACCGACGACGTCGAGCCCGTCACGATCGACAGCCCCGACGGCCTGAACATCCTGCGTCACTCGACCGCACATGTGCTCGCGCAGGCGGTGCAGCGGATCAACCCGCAGGCGAACCTCGGCATCGGCCCGCCCATCACCGACGGCTTCTACTACGACTTCGGCGTCGACACCCCGTTCACGCCGGAGGACATGAAAGCGATCTCGAAGGAGATGCAGCGCATCGTCCGCGAGGGACAGCGCTTCGTCCGTCGTGTCGTGACCGACGAGGAGGCTCGTGCGGAGCTCGCGGACGAGCCGTTCAAGCTCGAGCTCATCGGGCTCAAGGGCCCGTCGACGGCCTCCGAGGGCGAGATCGCCGAGGGGGCATCCGTCGAGGTGGGCGAGGGTGAGCTCACGATCTACGACAACACCACCCGCGATGGCGAGGTCGTCTGGAAGGACCTCTGCCGCGGTCCGCACCTGCCCAACACACGCATGATCGGCAATGGCTGGGACCTCACCCGCATCGCCGCCGCGTACTGGCGGGGGAGCGAGAAGAACCCGCAGCTCCAGCGCATCTACGGCACCGCATGGCCGACGAAGGACGAGCTGCGCGCCTACCAGGAGCGCATCGCCGAGGCCGAGCGTCGCGACCACCGCAAGCTCGGCGCCGAGATGGACCTCTTCTCGTTCCCGGACGAGATCGGCTCGGGACTGGCCGTGTTCCATCCCAAGGGCGGCATCATCCGCTACGAGATCGAGGAGAACCTGCGCAAGCACCTGCTGCGCAACGGCTACGACCTCGTCAACAGCCCGCACATCACGAAGAAGGATCTCTTCATGACGTCCGGGCACCTGCAGACCTATGCGGACGGCATGTTCCCCCCGATGCACCTCGACGAGGTCGTCGACGACGAGGGCAACGTCACCCGCCAGGGCCAGGACTACTACCTGAAGCCGATGAACTGCCCGTTCCACAACCTCATCTTCCGTTCGCGCGGGCGCTCCTACCGGGAGCTGCCGCTGCGTCTGGCCGAGTTCGGCACGGTCTACCGCTACGAGAAGTCCGGCACGCTGTCGGGGCTCACCCGCGTGCGCGGTCTGACCCAGGACGACGCGCACATCTACGTCGCCCAGGACCAGGTGAAGGAGGAGCTCACCACCAACCTGAACCTCGTGCTCGACCTGCTCCGGGACTACGGCCTCAACGACTTCTACCTCGAGCTCTCGACGAACGAGGAGGGCAACCCGAAGTTCCTCGGCGAGCCCGAGCAGTGGGCGACGGCGATCGACACGCTGCGCGAGGTCGCGATCGAATCCGGTCTCGAGCTCGTCGCCGACCCGGGTGGCGCGGCCTTCTACGGCCCGAAGATCTCGGTGCAGGCCCGCGACGCCATCGGCCGCACCTGGCAGATGTCGACCATCCAGCTCGACTTCAACCAGCCCGACCGGTTCGAGCTGGAGTACACCGGTCCCGACGGGCAGAAGCACCGGCCTGTGATGATCCACCGGGCGCTCCTCGGCTCCGTCGAGCGCTTCTTCGCGATCCTCCTCGAGCACTACGCCGGCGACTTCCCGCTCTGGCTCGCGCCCAGCCAGGTGGTGGGTGTGCCGGTGGCCGAGCAGTACGGCGACTACCTGGACGACGTCATCGCGCAGCTCCGGGCGGCGGGCGTGCGGGCCGACGTCGACCACTCCGACGACCGGATGCAGAAGAAGATCCGGAATCACACCACCGCGAAGGTGCCGCTGATCCTCATCGTGGGGGAGCAGGATCGTGCCGCGGGGACGGTGTCGTTCCGCTTCCGCGACGGCACGCAGGAGAACGGCGTGCCGGTCGCCGACGCGGTGCGCCGGATCAGCGCCGCCATCGCCTCGCACGCGCTGGTGTTGAAGGCGGGAGACCTCGCATGA
- a CDS encoding DoxX family protein, whose product MTRTIARWLLALALGAMGVLHFTQTRGFRVVVPDWATRFTRMDKDTIVLASGAAEVALAAGLVALPRERRKMGWATAGFFAAVFPGNWHQWRTGRSTPGLDTDRRRFGRLFLQPLLIAWALWATR is encoded by the coding sequence ATGACACGGACGATCGCCCGCTGGCTCCTCGCTCTCGCCCTCGGCGCGATGGGCGTGCTGCACTTCACGCAGACACGCGGGTTCCGGGTCGTCGTGCCCGACTGGGCGACCCGCTTCACCCGGATGGACAAGGACACGATCGTCCTGGCGTCGGGTGCGGCCGAGGTCGCGCTCGCCGCGGGACTGGTGGCACTGCCGCGGGAACGCCGCAAGATGGGGTGGGCGACGGCGGGATTCTTCGCCGCGGTGTTCCCCGGCAACTGGCACCAGTGGCGCACCGGCCGATCGACCCCGGGTCTCGACACGGACCGGCGGCGGTTCGGCCGCCTGTTCCTGCAGCCCCTGCTGATCGCCTGGGCCCTGTGGGCGACCCGATGA
- a CDS encoding YnfA family protein produces MTVLRITVLFLLAAIAEIGGAWLIWQAVKEDRGWLFAVLGVMALGAYGFIAALQPDANFGRVLAAYGGIFIAGSLAWGVIVDGFRPTSWDVIGSVVALAGAAIIIFAPTAADPLSETAA; encoded by the coding sequence ATGACCGTGCTGCGCATCACCGTCCTCTTCCTCCTCGCCGCCATCGCCGAGATCGGCGGTGCCTGGCTCATCTGGCAGGCGGTGAAGGAGGACAGGGGGTGGCTGTTCGCCGTCCTCGGGGTGATGGCCCTCGGTGCCTACGGGTTCATCGCGGCGCTGCAGCCGGACGCGAACTTCGGCCGCGTCCTGGCCGCCTACGGCGGGATCTTCATCGCAGGCTCCCTCGCGTGGGGCGTCATCGTCGACGGATTCCGCCCCACCTCGTGGGACGTGATCGGCTCCGTGGTGGCGCTGGCCGGGGCGGCGATCATCATCTTCGCGCCGACGGCCGCGGATCCGCTGTCGGAGACCGCCGCGTGA